GCCTATCCATTTCCACATAGACAGGACCTCActctctagcccaggctagcctcaaaccctaGTTaactctcctgtctcagctttctgaATGTTGGAGTTACAGGCTTGAACCATCATGCTTGGCAGCCATTAGTTTTGCTGGGTGGCCTCAAGTACTTGGCGTTCACTGTGTCTGCAGGTGTGAGGGTCATAGGTCAGCCTAGCCTGCTGTTCCTCAGGTGCCACCCATCTTAGTTCTGAGACTCTGTAACCTCAAGGGCCTGGGCTGCAGGAAGTAGGCCAGGCGGGCTGGGTGGCCCCGACTAGGCATCTGCCTCCTCTATCTCTTAGGTGACAGGATTACAAGCACATAAAGATCTTTATCTGAGCCCCAGTCCTGGCAAACACGGCAAACGCCTCACCATTTCTATAGCCCGGTGGCACCTTCTTCAAGGGACACAGGCTCACCATCACCTTTCCATTTACCTTGCAGACTTCTGTGGCTGGGTCAGTGTTCCTGTGTGACCCTCATCCTGGGTCTGGTGACTTGAAAGGTCCTTAAGGGTTGGGATGGGAGTGGGGGACTCGGTCATGCTGTCCCAGCAGCACAGGCACAGCACAGCTTTAGCTCAGCAGGGGTCCTCCCCTCACTGGGAAttctgctttttctttatttgtttactgATGAAGGTTCTATGAAGCCCAGGCTCTCCGGAGCAATCACatgacaggcatgtgctaccatgtggACTGAGAACTCAGGGTTCGAGATCACAAATGCAGCCTGCTTTAGACACTCAGAACCCTCAAAGTCAAGAAACGTAAGGAATGAAAAAGAGACTGATCCTTATTGGACCCCAAGAGGCTGAAGTGTTCCCTGGTGAGGAGAGGGCGGTGGAGCTGGGAGAAGGGCATCTTTTCTGAAAGGCTCCTTGGGGATCCACATCCTGGGTGCCTTGTCAGCAGCGTCTGTCTCCTCGGACTCCCTGCACACTTGGGGATGAGTGTACGGGAGCGTGGTGCAGGTCTGAGGGCAGCTGGCTGGACACAGGGACGTCACAACAGCTCCCGGCCACTGGCTGTCTTGTTAACTTTGGACAGGCCTTCCCGAAACCCAGAGTCTGTCATCCTGGGAGAGGGCACAGCAGAAGCAAGCAAGGTCTAGCAGCCGAATGGGAGCAGACCTGTCCAGAGCCACTTTAGccccaccctctcccctccccagcccaGGCGGTAGGACACCAGTCTTCTCCCTGCTGTCAAACCTGCCTAGTTCCTGCTGTCCAGCGCTGTCCAGTCCTGCCCCAGCTTGCCTCTGAGGCTCCGCAGACATGGGTGCCACAGCCCACCCTCCCCTACCAACTCCCATCCCACCCCTACAGCGATTCCAGACCTGTCTACCCTCCAAGTGGCCCAGCAATGTACGTCCCTGTAGATCACCTAGATCCTAACCCTCATCCTCCACAGCCCACCTCAGAGCAAGCTCCGCCCCGTTCCTAGGCATCTCTATGCACCACTTGGACCAGCATTAGAACCACCCACACCCTACCTTTAGCCCCCTTTGTCCCCACCACCCACAATTCTGCCTAGCTGTACCCCAGCTCCTAGGTCTGGCTCCTCCTGCCCTATGGCCCAGTGCTCTGCGCCAGCTCCAGGGCACCTCGGTCCTGCCACGCCCCCAGCTTTGCTCACACTTGCTCCATCTGGatgtcctcctcatcctcctgcggCAGCTGCAGGTACGGGTTGTCCCCAGCCGGCTGGAACTTGTAGCCGGTGAGCATGAAGAAGGCTAGAGTGGAACTCTCCACCAAGAGCTAAGGGCCCGGCATGGGGTTAGGTGGGGCTTACCGGTCACCCACACTCCCGACGCCCCACACCCTCCTGGGGACTGCCCCACTGCCGACCCCACCTTGCTCACCTGGTACAGCCACTGCCACTGGAAGGGCACTGCCACTTGCAGCAGAATGACGATGATTCGAGTAAAGTAGATATAGCAGATGACCTGGGGGCACGGGGttggcggggagggggagggaggtatGGACACAGGACAGAGGTCGGGTCAGGGCTGGGGCTCAGGGGCAGAGGGCAACGGGGAGGGACTCAGGCCTGTGGGAAGGCAGGACGCCTACCATGATGTAGTAATGTCGGAACAGCTTCAGCCTGGCCAGGTTCACTGCCACTGTGGGTGGGCACAGAGTGGGATGAGGGGGGGCTAACTAAAACTGGCcggaggggagggtgggggaggggactggcGGGGGAGCAGTTCCAGAGCAACAGGATGAACAACAACAGTAATTGAGAAGTGTGTGGGTGACTGGATGACTGGGGACAGAGGAGTAAGACGCACAGAGCACGTGGACAGTGGACCCCGGCTCCCGGTGTCAGGGGGAAGACAGGGCTGGGACAAAGTCCAGGAGGGGGTCCTCACCTTTCCCATCAGTGCCTGATGCATCCTGCAGATGCCGGATGGACCTGAAACAGGTGGAGGAATACGGGAACTGATCAGTATTGGCTGTGTCCAGTGTACAGGAGTCTTCTActgggtagggtagggtagggtagggtagggtaggggcCTCAGCAAGGGTGGCAGGCAGGTTCCCAGCCAGGTGAGGGTGCAGGCCCTCAGTGGGCTGAGGGGCAGGTCCGGGTCCTCACCAGACCACTGGGAAGAGGATGGCACCACAGCAGATGAGATCCACCAGGAACAAGATCTCCTTCCAGAGTCCATAGTCGCTGGCACCCTCTTCACGGGACTCAATGACAATATATGCCACATTAGCCAGGACCTGCGGGGACGCAGGGTGCCAGGTCGTGTCATCCCCAACACCGTGGACGTCCCTTCCTGTCTCCCACCCGAGCATCCCAGCCTGTATCAACCCACAGCATTCCTCTGTGAATCTCTCCCTACATGTCTCCATCGTCTCCTGAGCCTCCTTCTCTGCACCTTCCTAGACTCCCATGGGACACCACCAGAACCTCCCCCCCCCAGTACCTTCAGGGGAATCACAATCCCCCCAGTACCTGCAGGGGAATCACAATCCCCCCAGTACCTGCAGGGGAATCACAATCCCCCCCAGTACCTGCAGGGGAATCACAATCCCCCCAGTACCTGCAGGGGACTCACAATCCCCCCAGTACCTGCAGGGGACTCACAATCCCCCCAGTACCTGCAGGGGAATCACAATCCCCCCCAGTACCTGCAGGGGAATCACAATCCCCCCCAGTACCTGCAGGGGAATCACAATCCCCCCCAGTACCTGCAGGGGAATCACAATCCCCCCCAGTACCTGCAGGGGAATCACAATCCCCCCCAGTACCTGCAGGGGAATCACAATCCCCCCAGTACCTGCAGGGGAATCACAATCCCCCCCCCAGTACCTGCAGGGGAATCACAACCCCCCCCTCCCCAGTACCTGCAGGGGAATCACAATCCCCCCCAGTACCTGCAGGGGAATCACAATCCCAAAAATCTTCTTCTCTTTGTCCGACAGCATATACTTCACGAAGGCCCAGCCCGAGCCGATCAAGGCGATGGTGATGAAGAGAAGGGCACCCTTCAGCCTGGGAGAGCAGGGGGCATCTGAGGATGAAGTGGGGACCCGGCCCTCCTGGCCCACCTCCCCCACCTGTGTGCAGAGCCGGCCGACTCACAGGTGTGTGATATAGTGCATGACCGCGAGGCCTTCGATGGGGTGGCCCTGGCTGTTGATGAAGTAGTAGTTGATCTGGAGGCGGGCAGATGCACGAGCAGTCAGAGCGGACGATGGGTAAGGGGGGGACAGTTAGGAACAAAGAATAACTATGGAAGGAGCAGgtgattgggggtggggtgagatgaAGGTTACAGTCAGTCACCACAGGCTCCCTCCACCCGAGAGACAGATTAGGTGGGGGGATGGTCAGACAGTAGGGTGGACAGTCAGCTGACTGGGCCAATAGAGGTTCCTGGAGGGTGGGCGGCGAGAGTTGGGCTGAGTGGAAGAGATGAAATGGACAAGGCGCACAAGCAGACAGATGTCCCGTCTCACCATCCCACCCTTGTGCTGTCACTGGGCCCTGGGTGCTCACGCTGTGGAAGAGCAGGGACACACTCTTGGTAAACGCCAGGGCTGCCATGAGCCAGTGGATCTTAAAGACACTGTATCTGCCGGAGGGAGAGTCAGGTGGAGAGGGTTTGCTGAGGCCAACATGGGAGGCcctcagagaaggaaggggagggtggggtggACAGGGGCTTTACGTGTTCTTGCAGAGCACGGACACCCAGAAGATGTCCgcagccaggaagcaggcagacatgatCAGGTAGAGTTTGAAGAGGGGGATTTCTGCCGCTGACAAGAAGCCTTCTGGATTCTTCTCCCGGATCATTACCTGTAGAAGGGGGATGACAATGCAGGTGATGGCCTTGACCCTGTAGCTCTAGCTTTGGGTTTCAGAAATTTACAGTCTCTAGGTCTCCTACTTTTTAGCTAGAGCCTCAGTTGTCCCGTCTCTCAAATGGGTACACAGCCTTAAACCAGAAGCCAGGGGACTGGCACTGGAACCCCAGAAGAACCAACACCCAAAGATGAACCACTATCTGTAAAAAGGAAGAGGGTATTTGCATAGGGCCTCCCACATTTCCAGAAGTCTTGGAACAGCTGAACAATGCATACCAGGGATACAGAGCTGTTACATGATGTCGACTAGGGGATCCCAGGAGGGTCTGCACCAGAAGCTGACTCTGTgctacagctctccatacccaaataccaccgggagagagctggtctcccaggagtggtGACATGCctatgagcacaggtaagaccaccaatTCTGCTCCAAAGGACCCGCCCAGAGCCCTGAGGACACAGGAtccaaggaacagcctgggataGGATCTttcaggtttctgtctgcaccggGAGCCGATCCTGTGCTGTacttctccatacccaaattcctcccagagagaactgtctcccaggagtactaacACACAGGCTCACCAGTGGGACAaggcacagtcagagacagcaagaccagctaacaccagagataaccagatagtaagaggcaagggcaagaacctaagcaacagaaaccaaggctatctGGCATCATCGGAACctagttctcccaacacagcaagccctggtAAACCCCAACACGCCAGAAAAGgaagactgatttaaaatcacatcttatgatgatgatagaggactgtaagggcataaataactcccttgaagaaaaacaggagagcacagggaaacaggtagaagcccttcagggaaacaggtagaagcccttaaagaggaaacacaaaaatcccttaaagaattacaggaaaacacaagcaaacgggtgaaggaattgaacaaaaccacccaggatctaaaatggaaatagaaacaacaaagaaatcacaaaggtagacaaccctgaacatagaaaacctaggaaagagatcaggagtcatagatgcaagcatcaccaacagaatacaagaatacaagagatagaaaagaaaatttcttctctctctctctctctctctctctctctctctctctctctctctctctctctctctctctctctccgtgtagccctggctgtactggaactcagtctttagttgcctctgcctcccaagtgctgggattaaaggcgtgcaccaccaccgcctagccGAAGAGAGcatttcaggtgctgaagataccatagaaaacattgactcaacagtcaaagaaattgcaaaatgcaaaaagatcctaattcaaaacatccaggaaatctaggacatgatgagaagaccaaacctaagtaagGATaacagatatagaagagagtgaaaattcccaacttaaagggccaataaatatcttcaacaaaattatagtcgaaaacttccctaacctaagaaaGGCATACCCATAAACAtactagaagcctacagaactccaaattgactggaccagaaatgaaattcctctcatcacgTAATAGTAataacaccaaatacacaaaacaaataaagaatattaaaaacagtaagggaaaaaggtcaagtaacatataaaggcagacctatccgAATTAGACCAAACTTctaaccagagactatgaaagctagaagatcctgtgcagatgtcatacagactctaagaacaCACAagtgccagccaaaactactatacccagcaaaactctcatttaccATAAATggtgagaaaccaagatattccatgataaaaccaaatttacacaatatctttccacaaatccagctctacaaaggaaaatagattgCAAATACtgacacaaggaaggaaactacaccctagaaaaagcaagaaagtaatcttctttcaacaaacccaaaagaagataaccacacaaacataaaaataagattaaaaataacaggaagcaataatcactattgcttaatgTCTtgtaacattaatggactcagttccccaataaaaaagacatagactaacaggctggagacataaacagaacccaacattttccaagcaaatggtcccaggaaacaagctggagtagccattctaatatctactAATAGATCGGATAAATAtcggataaaatcaactttcaaccaaaagtcatcaaaaaagataaggaagggcacttcatattcatcaaaggaaaaattacaaagaagagctctcaattctgaacatctgtgctccaaatgcaagggcacccacattcataaaagaaactttactaaagctcaaagcacacattgtacctcacacaataattgtggggaacttctcagcacctcacaataccttctccaaaactgaccatataatcgatcacaaaacagacctcaacagatataagaagattgaactaatcccatgcatcctatcagatcaccatggggtaagggtggtcttcaatagcaacaaaaacaacagaaagcctacatacacatggaaattgaacaatgctctattcaatgataccttggtcaaggaagaaataaagaaattaaagactttttagaaattaatgaaaatgaaggtacaacatatcaaaacttatgggacacaatgaaagcagtgctaagaggaaaactcatagctctaagtgcctccaaaaagaaacttggaaagagcatacactagcagcctgacagcacatctgaagctctagaacaagaagaagcatatacacctaagaggagtcgACAGCAGGAAAcagtcaaactcaggactgaaatcaatcaagtagaaacaaaaagaactatacaggaatcaacaaaaccaggagctggttctttgagaaaatcaacaagatagataaaaccttagccagactaaccagagggcacaaagacagtatccaaattaataaaataagaaatgaaaaaggagacataacaatggaaactgtggaaatccaaaaaaatcatcagatcctactacaaaagcttatactcaacaaaattagaaaatctggatgaaatggagaattttctagacacataccaggtgccaaagttaaaataggatcaaataaaccatgtaaacagtcccataacccctgaagaaatagaagtatcattaatagtctcccaaccaaaaaaagtccaggaccagatgggtttagtccagaattctatcagaccttccaagaagtcctaacaccaatactcttcaaactatttccataaaatagaaacagaaggaacactacccagattgttctatgaagccacacgtatgcttatacctaaaccaaagaccaaacaaagagaacttcagaccaatttcccttgtgaacattgatgcaaaaatactcaataaaattcctgccaaccgaatccaagaacacatcaaaaagatcattcaccacaatcaagtaggcttcatcccagggatgcagggatggttcaatatatgaaaatccatcaatgtaatccactacataaacaaactcaaagaaaaaaaacccacgtgatcatctcattagatgctgtaaaagcatttgacaatattcagcatcctttcatgttaaaggtcttggaaagatcaggaattcaaggcccatacctaaacatagtaaaagcaaatatacagcaaaccattagccagcatcaaactaaatggagagaagcttgaagaaatcccactaaaatcggggaccagacaaggctgccccctctctccctatctattcaatatagtacttgaggtactagctatagtaattagacaacataaggaggtcaaagggatacaaattgaaaaggaagaagtcaaactatcactatttgcagatgatatgatcatatacttaagtaaccccaaaaattccaccagagaactcctacagctgataaacaacaccagcaaagtggctggatataaaattaactcaaacaaatcagtagccttcctctactcaaaggataaacaagttgagaaagaaattagggaaatgacactcttcacaatagtcacaaataatatatatcttAATGTGATTCTAATCAAGCAAGttaaagatttgtatgacaagaacttcaagcctctgaagaacgaaatcgaagaagatctcagaagatggaaaaatctccaatgctcatggattagtaggattaatatagtaaaaatggccatcttgccggaaagcaatctacagattcaaccaaatcaattcttcatagagctagaaagagcaatctacaaattcatttggattaacaaaaaacccaggatagtgaaaactagtctcaacaataaaagaactttgggggaatcaccatccctgacctcaagctgtactacagagccatagtgataTAAACTGTACGGTATtcatagagacaggcaggaagatcaatggaatagaattgaagacccagaaatgaacccacacacctatggtcacttgatatttaacaaaggagctaaaaacatccagtgaggCTGGTTGATGGTGGGGCAcacttttaataccagcacttaagccagcctggtctatagagtgagttccagtacagccagggctacacagagaaaccctgtctcaaaaaacaccaacccccgcccccccaaaaaaacaaaaaaacaaaaaagacaaaacaaaacaaaaagccccaaaccaaccaaccaaaaaaaaaaaaaaaaaaaaaatccagtggaaaaaagacagcatttttaacaaatggtgctgggtcaactggtggtcagcaggTAGAAAagtgcaaatcgacccattcttatctccttgtacaaagctcaagtccaagtggatcaaggacctccacataaaaccagatacactgaaacttatagaggagaaagtggggaagagccttgaacacatgggcacaggggaaattttcctgaacagaacaccaatggcttatgctctaagaacaagaatcaacaaatggaacctcataaaatcacaaaatttctatatgccaaaggacactgtcaacaggacaaaacaacaaccaacagacttggaaaagacctttaccaattcTGTATctgatagacggctaatatccaatatatacaaagaactaaagaagttagactctagagaatcaaataaccctattaagaaatgggatacagagctaaacaaagaattttcaatatagaatggctgagaagtacctaaagaaatgtttgacatctttagttatcatgaaaatgcaaatcaaaacaaccacctcataccagtcagaatggctaaaatcaaaaactcaggtggcagcagatgctagtgaggatgtggagaaagaggaacattcctccattgctggtgggattgtaagctggtacaacctctctggaaatcagttgggcgATTTCTCAGAagattagaaatagttctacctgaggatccagctataccactcctgggcatatacccagaagatgctcccaacatgcaataaggacacatgctccgctatactcatagcagccatatttataatagccagaagctggaaagaacccagatgtccctcaatgaggaatggatacagaaaatgtggtatatttacacaatgaagtactactcagctatttttgtttgtttgtttgtttgtttgttttttggatttggttttttcgagacagggtttctctgtatagccctggctatcctggaactcactctgtagaccaggctggcctcgaactcagaaatctgcctgcctctgcctcccagagtgctgggattacaggcgtgcgccaccaccgcccggctctactcagctattaaaaacaatgaattcgtgaaattcttaggcaaatggatggaactagaaaatatcatagcAAATGTATCATGATACAGTGAGTGTATCATGGtctacactcactgataagtggatattagcctaaaagctccgaatacccaacatacaattcacagaacacatgaagctcaagaagaaggaagaccaaagtgtgggtgcttcagtccttcttagaaaggggaacaaaatactcaaaggagcAAATGTGGAGATAAAGCGTGGAGCAGAGccggaaggaaaggccatccagagactgtcccacctggggatccatcccataaacagtcatcaaaccctgacactattgtggatgccaagaattgtttgctgaaaggagcctgatatagctgtctcctgagaagccctgccagcgccttacaaatacagaagcagatgcttgcagccaaccactggactgagtgtgaggtccgcaatggaggagttttGAAGGGGCTACAAGGGTTTGcatcctcataggaagaacaacaacagctgcatttgtagcagaggatggccttgtcagtcatcaatggaaggagtggtccttggtcctatgaaggcttgacagATGCTCCAGCGTAGGGCAATCGGGGGCTTGGAGGTGGAGAGatgccctcatagaagcagggggagggagaatgggataggggttttcttggaggtggggaaaccagaaaaggggataacatttgaaatgtgaataaagaatatatccataAAAATGATAcaattggaaaaaagaaagtctcccaaccaaaaaaaaaaaaaaaaaaaaaagcccaggaccagatgagtttaatgcagaattctatcagaatgtCAGTTACgctgtgtattctcccttggaaatggaacagtttctgtctaatcaggaacctgtcacaatttcctttcacagaggacttcataagagattttttttctacttctatcatgtttaatgttccaaatagattttaaaaactggttgagtgcatattacttttagcctCAGAGGATATCATGTATAtctaagaggcatttaactattataaattattttgatgacttaaaaaatgtcaatactgagttgtacattttaaaataaattttattagtttaataaaaaaaattaaccctctgtactggctagttttgtgtgtcaacttgacacaggctggagttaccacagagaaaggagcttcagttggggaaatgcctccatgagatccagctgtggggcattttctcaattagtgatcaggtggggagggccccttgtgggtggtgccacctttgggctggtgctcttgggttctataagagagcaggctgagcaagccaggggaagcaagccagtaagaaacatccctccatggcctctgcaacagctcctgcttcctgacctgcttgagttccagtcctgacttcctttagtgatgaattgcaacatggaagtgtaagctcaataaaccctttcctccccaacttgcttcttggtcataatgtttgtgcaggaatagaaaccctgactaagacatgctcccctcaaaaaaaaaaggagacaccAGGAGACAAGTGACCCATAGTAATCCATTATCCAGTATCCATGTTATGATTGGACCATTCAGGGCACATTGTGTgaactgtctgtgtgtgtgtggaggccaaggACAGCTTCTGGTGGCGCCCTGAACCACATGTCCTTAAGGgcggaaagaactgacttctgcaaCTTGCCCTTGGAGCGCCACAGGCATTGCACAACCACTCACATCCAAAATGAATGTAAAACAAGTCTCTAGGCTGCTCAAATCTGACAATGCCTGTGGCTGTGGATGCAGCTCGGGTGCTAAGGTGCTTGCCTCTCAAGgaggaggatcagagttcagatccccagaacccacataaggaatgtcaggcatggtggcatttGCTTAAAATCCCAacatggaagcagagacaggaggattcctccCTTTGCTAGCTAGCCTGACAGGATCTGTGAGCTTCAAGCCAGTCAGAGACTCTGCTGCAAAAAGCACggtgagctgggcgtggtggctggcacactcctttaatcccagcactctggggcagaggcaggtggagttctttgagtgcaaggccaacctggtagtaagctctgggccagcctgggctacagagtgaggccctgtctcaaacaaaatcaaactaaaccaaacaaaaacagtatGAAGATGGTCAGGGTCCTGAGGAATACCACTTGATTAACTGATTTCTATATGTCCATAATACAAGCTCACCtgcacatatgaacatacatactTCTGTATGCATCTAGAATAGATacaatttttgtctttccttaaATACTTTCAACCAGAGGAGGGGTAGATACCCTAGCTTGCATGTCCCACAAAAACCCAAATGAAGGACTTTAAGAAGTTCATCCagggggctggcaagatggcacaAAGGGTAAAGAAGCTTGTTGCCAaacatgatgacctgagttcgatccccgggACCCACACGTTGGAAGAGACGACTGACTCCTGAGcagtgccctctgacctctagacACGTGCTGTGATGCTCCCCATTCCCCCAATGGATAAAGTGtgattagaaaacaaagaaaacaagagaacaaAGACAAAACTGCTCAGCTGTGGGCGCTGCACCTGTCCCGACACTTACAGTGAGGTCGAACGGCTGCTCCTGGCCTGGAATGGAGTTGTAACAATTGTGGAAGTTGAGGCTGTACTGGCCTTCCTCAGCCCTGGAGCTGATCACAATGTGGAACTGGTCATGGGGAGAAGGAGGTATCAGTCTGGAGGGTCCCATAGCCGTGGCCCGGTTCAGGGGAGGTGGTGACATGAGGGCAGGGCAGATACTCACACTGAAGTTGTACGAGTCATTGAGGTGGCCCAGCCCCAACACCAGATCCTTCTCCTTCCCACTGGGGTCTTGTGTGGGTGGCTGTCTTTGTGGCTGGCCCTCAGATGAGTGCCCGTGTCCCCCTTGGACAGGCTTATCCCCAGAAACCTGGGGCGCTACAGGCTTTGCCTGATTCTCCTTGACTGCAGACATCTCTGTAGGAGATGGGTGAATGACTGTCAAAAGACAAATGGGCAGACAATTTGGGGTACGTCCAGGGCAGCTCTGGGGGATGCCACTCAGGAAGAGCTGTGGTGCACAAGGAAGTTCCCCAAACACGGCCCACTGTCTGAGACGGGAGGGCTCTGGTGAGGCATGGCCCCAGAGGCTTTGTCCCAGGACTGTTTCTTGCTACTGATGCTTCCTCACGTTTGTCATCGCCACACGCCTCACACACCTGACTTGGTGTGAGTGCC
The Apodemus sylvaticus chromosome 9, mApoSyl1.1, whole genome shotgun sequence DNA segment above includes these coding regions:
- the Gpr108 gene encoding protein GPR108 isoform X2 translates to MAMSERRGLGGESSTQCGWGYLSLLVLMLSGCSGRIHRLTLTGEKRADIQLNSFGFYTNGSLEVELSLLRLSLQETEEKSPKVGFSLSRARSGIVRSYSSRNSHECPLERNSSNFLVLFLINIKDLQVQVRKYGEQKLFISPGLLPDAPTQAGPPKPDPAGTPKDNHEMSAVKENQAKPVAPQVSGDKPVQGGHGHSSEGQPQRQPPTQDPSGKEKDLVLGLGHLNDSYNFSFHIVISSRAEEGQYSLNFHNCYNSIPGQEQPFDLTVMIREKNPEGFLSAAEIPLFKLYLIMSACFLAADIFWVSVLCKNTYSVFKIHWLMAALAFTKSVSLLFHSINYYFINSQGHPIEGLAVMHYITHLLKGALLFITIALIGSGWAFVKYMLSDKEKKIFGIVIPLQVLANVAYIVIESREEGASDYGLWKEILFLVDLICCGAILFPVVWSIRHLQDASGTDGKVAVNLARLKLFRHYYIMVICYIYFTRIIVILLQVAVPFQWQWLYQLLVESSTLAFFMLTGYKFQPAGDNPYLQLPQEDEEDIQMEQVMTDSGFREGLSKVNKTASGRELL
- the Gpr108 gene encoding protein GPR108 isoform X1; amino-acid sequence: MAMSERRGLGGESSTQCGWGYLSLLVLMLSGCSGRIHRLTLTGEKRADIQLNSFGFYTNGSLEVELSLLRLSLQETEEKSPKVGFSLSRARSGIVRSYSSRNSHECPLERNSSNFLVLFLINIKDLQVQVRKYGEQKLFISPGLLPDAPTQAGPPKPDPAGTPKDNHVIHPSPTEMSAVKENQAKPVAPQVSGDKPVQGGHGHSSEGQPQRQPPTQDPSGKEKDLVLGLGHLNDSYNFSFHIVISSRAEEGQYSLNFHNCYNSIPGQEQPFDLTVMIREKNPEGFLSAAEIPLFKLYLIMSACFLAADIFWVSVLCKNTYSVFKIHWLMAALAFTKSVSLLFHSINYYFINSQGHPIEGLAVMHYITHLLKGALLFITIALIGSGWAFVKYMLSDKEKKIFGIVIPLQVLANVAYIVIESREEGASDYGLWKEILFLVDLICCGAILFPVVWSIRHLQDASGTDGKVAVNLARLKLFRHYYIMVICYIYFTRIIVILLQVAVPFQWQWLYQLLVESSTLAFFMLTGYKFQPAGDNPYLQLPQEDEEDIQMEQVMTDSGFREGLSKVNKTASGRELL